The following coding sequences are from one Rutidosis leptorrhynchoides isolate AG116_Rl617_1_P2 chromosome 11, CSIRO_AGI_Rlap_v1, whole genome shotgun sequence window:
- the LOC139874704 gene encoding uncharacterized protein, with product MTTRQAARAEGTVSGTLTLHGTKAHVLFDTGATHSVISLSFAKRVNLPHSMLHPPIYISTPLGNSVTITCVYRDCPISINNNVLYAQLLPMEMHDFDIILGMDWLAPNHAHVDCYGKRIVFEDATKPEFVYQGTSPNGLVKVISAIKARKLIRGSCDGYLAGIHDSSKETCKIEDHTIVKEFPDVFPEELPGLPPEREVEFTIDLIPGAEPISRS from the coding sequence ATGACTACCCGTCAGGCAGCACGAGCTGAAGGTACCGTCTCTGGAACTCTTACTTTACATGGTACTAAGGCTCATgttttatttgatacgggtgctACTCATTCTGTTATATCATTATCATTTGCTAAACGTGTTAATTTGCCTCATTCTATGTTGCATCCGCCTATTTACATTTCTACTCCTTTAGGAAATTCTGTGACTATTACTTGTGTTTATCGTGATTGTCCGATCTCcattaataataatgttctttACGCTCAATTACTTCCTATGGAGATGCACGATTTTGATATCATCTTGGGAATGGATTGGTTGGCTCCAAATCATGCCCatgttgattgttatggtaaacgaATTGTATTCGAAGACGCCACTAAACCGGAGTTTGTGTATCAAGGGACTTCACCAAATGGACTTGTAAAAGTAATTTCTGCTATAAAGGCAAGAAAACTAATTCGTGGCAGTTGTGATGGGTATCTTGCAGGTATTCACGATAGTTCAAAGGAGACATGTAAGATTGAAGATCATACTATTGTtaaagaatttccagatgtatttcccGAGGAACTTCCTGGATTACCACCAGAAAGGGAGGTTGAATTCACTATTGACCTTATACCCGGCGCTGAGCCAATCTCCAGGAGTTGA